In Terriglobia bacterium, the sequence TGCGGCCATCGATCATCCCACCTCCGGTGAACTCTTGGTCATGGGGGAGAATATCTTCCGGCTCAACGACAAGGAAATTTCACGCTGGCGCAACGAGCACATCGGCTATGTCTTTCAGACCTTCAATCTGATCCCGGTCCTCACCGCGGCGGAAAACGTGGAACTCCCTTTGCTGCTGACGGGTCTTTCCAAATCCCAGAGGAAAGAGCACGTCACCACCTCGCTGAAGCTGGTGGGGCTTGAAGATCGAGTGAACCATTTGCCCAAGCAGCTTTCCGGCGGCCAGGAACAACGCGTCGCGATTGCCCGCGCCATTGTGACGGATCCGACCCTTGTTCTGGCGGATGAGCCGACCGGCGACCTGGACAGCCATTCCGCCACTGAGGTTTTGGAGATCCTGAAACGCCTCAACGAGGACTTCCACAAGACCATCGTCATGGTGACCCACGATCCCCATGCCGCCGCTTACGCCCACACCACAAGGCATTTGGAGAAGGGACAATTGTTGCCAGCGTGAGACGAGGTGTCGGGTGTTAGGTGTTAGTTGGGCACTTCGTATACGACCCG encodes:
- a CDS encoding ABC transporter ATP-binding protein gives rise to the protein MPTVAEEPKGTAAIPKRIVQARGVSRVFRRDSFEVKALDEASLEITAGDFLALMGPSGSGKTTLLNLIAAIDHPTSGELLVMGENIFRLNDKEISRWRNEHIGYVFQTFNLIPVLTAAENVELPLLLTGLSKSQRKEHVTTSLKLVGLEDRVNHLPKQLSGGQEQRVAIARAIVTDPTLVLADEPTGDLDSHSATEVLEILKRLNEDFHKTIVMVTHDPHAAAYAHTTRHLEKGQLLPA